One genomic region from Methanocaldococcus fervens AG86 encodes:
- the hdrC gene encoding CoB--CoM heterodisulfide reductase subunit C, translated as MVLKSESDFKNSFVGEIIDNGKDILGEEHVSSFKACYQRGTCTGSCPSGRITAFKTRKLIRYAQFGMRKLAVESEDLWMCTTCYECYERCPREVKITDIIKVIRNIAAKEGRMAEAHKKTALYVFKTGHAVPINEEIKKARKSLGLSEIPPTTHKYPDALEVVRGIMKDLKFCDMVGICTETMQLKPIEWKDMSE; from the coding sequence ATAGTCTTGAAGTCAGAGTCAGACTTTAAAAATTCATTTGTAGGAGAAATTATAGATAATGGAAAAGATATATTAGGAGAAGAGCATGTCTCATCTTTTAAAGCATGCTATCAGCGTGGAACTTGCACTGGAAGTTGTCCAAGTGGTAGAATAACTGCATTTAAAACAAGAAAATTGATAAGGTACGCTCAATTTGGTATGAGAAAGTTGGCAGTAGAAAGTGAAGACCTTTGGATGTGCACGACATGCTATGAGTGTTATGAAAGATGCCCAAGGGAGGTAAAAATTACCGACATAATCAAAGTTATTAGAAATATTGCTGCAAAAGAAGGAAGGATGGCAGAAGCTCATAAAAAAACTGCACTTTATGTATTTAAAACAGGACACGCTGTTCCAATCAATGAAGAAATAAAAAAGGCACGAAAATCTTTAGGATTAAGTGAAATCCCTCCTACAACACACAAGTATCCTGATGCGTTAGAGGTTGTAAGGGGAATTATGAAAGATTTAAAATTCTGTGACATGGTTGGAATATGCACCGAAACGATGCAATTAAAACCTATTGAATGGAAAGACATGTCAGAATAA
- a CDS encoding rubredoxin, producing the protein MAKYQCMCGWIYDEDKGEPSQNIPPGTKFEELPDTFRCPQCGLAKNAFRKIE; encoded by the coding sequence TTGGCGAAATATCAGTGTATGTGTGGATGGATTTATGATGAAGATAAGGGGGAGCCTTCCCAAAATATCCCACCGGGAACAAAGTTTGAGGAACTTCCAGATACGTTTAGATGCCCACAATGTGGCTTAGCAAAAAATGCATTTAGAAAAATAGAGTAA
- a CDS encoding bacteriohemerythrin: protein MKEVIKWSKDLETGIRAFDEEHKFLVKTLNEIYNLLGEGKNEEAKDLLRKRVINYAAKHFKHEEEVMEKYGYPDLDRHRKTHEIFVKTVIEKLLPKIEEGSKNDFRSVLSFLVGWLTMHIAKPDNKYGKWFKERGIVIEDEPVNID from the coding sequence ATGAAGGAAGTAATAAAATGGAGTAAAGACCTTGAAACAGGGATTAGGGCATTTGATGAAGAACATAAATTTTTGGTTAAAACATTAAATGAGATTTACAATTTATTAGGGGAAGGAAAAAATGAAGAAGCTAAGGATTTGTTAAGGAAGAGAGTAATTAATTATGCTGCAAAGCATTTTAAACATGAAGAGGAAGTTATGGAAAAATATGGCTATCCTGACTTGGATAGGCATAGGAAAACCCATGAAATTTTTGTTAAAACCGTTATAGAAAAGTTATTGCCAAAGATTGAAGAGGGTTCAAAGAATGATTTTAGAAGTGTCTTATCTTTCTTAGTAGGATGGCTTACAATGCACATAGCAAAACCAGATAATAAGTATGGAAAGTGGTTTAAAGAGAGGGGTATTGTTATTGAAGATGAACCTGTTAATATTGACTAA
- a CDS encoding FprA family A-type flavoprotein: MKADAIKIADGVYWVGVLDWDIRMYHGYTLKGTTYNAYLVFGDEKVALIDNTYPGTSAQMWGRIKDAFEKEGREFKIDVIVQNHVEKDHSGALPEIHKKFPDAPIYCTEVAVEGLKKHYPSLKNAPFKVVHTGDTVDLGGKTLTFLEAPLLHWPDSMFTFYNEGGILFSNDAFGQHLCFPAHKRFDTDVPEYVLMDANKKFYANLITPLSKLVLKKFQEVIDLGLLEKIKMIAPSHGQIWTDPMKAIKSYQDFATGKAAKDKAVIVYDTMHYSTQKMAHAFAEGLMSEGIDVVMYFLHYDERSEIVKDILDAKAVLLGIPTIYDEPYPSIGDIIYYLRGLKFNRTGFKRLAVAFGSMGGRGGAVAKIAEDLANCGFEVINQYELYYVPTEDELTNCYNMGKELAKRIKELKI, from the coding sequence ATGAAAGCAGACGCAATTAAAATTGCTGATGGAGTATATTGGGTAGGGGTTTTAGACTGGGATATTAGGATGTATCACGGATATACATTAAAAGGAACTACATACAACGCATACTTAGTCTTTGGAGATGAAAAAGTTGCTTTAATAGACAACACATACCCAGGAACCTCAGCCCAGATGTGGGGGAGAATAAAAGATGCCTTTGAAAAAGAGGGGAGGGAATTCAAAATTGATGTAATCGTTCAAAACCACGTTGAGAAAGACCACAGCGGAGCTTTACCAGAGATACACAAAAAATTCCCAGATGCTCCAATATACTGTACTGAAGTAGCAGTTGAAGGATTGAAGAAGCACTATCCATCATTAAAGAATGCTCCATTCAAAGTTGTTCATACGGGAGACACAGTTGATTTAGGAGGAAAAACATTAACATTCTTAGAAGCTCCATTATTGCACTGGCCAGACAGTATGTTCACCTTCTACAATGAGGGAGGAATATTATTCTCAAACGACGCATTTGGACAACACTTATGCTTCCCAGCACACAAAAGATTTGATACTGATGTTCCAGAGTATGTATTAATGGATGCAAACAAGAAGTTCTATGCAAACTTAATTACTCCATTATCAAAACTTGTATTGAAGAAATTTCAAGAAGTTATTGACTTAGGATTATTGGAAAAGATAAAAATGATTGCTCCATCACATGGACAGATATGGACAGACCCAATGAAGGCAATTAAATCATATCAGGACTTTGCTACAGGTAAAGCAGCTAAGGATAAGGCAGTTATTGTCTATGATACAATGCACTACTCAACGCAAAAGATGGCTCATGCATTTGCAGAGGGATTAATGAGTGAAGGAATAGATGTTGTAATGTATTTCTTACACTACGATGAGAGAAGTGAGATTGTTAAAGATATATTAGACGCTAAGGCAGTTCTCTTAGGAATTCCAACAATTTATGATGAGCCATACCCATCAATTGGGGACATCATCTACTACTTGAGAGGATTGAAATTCAATAGAACTGGATTTAAAAGATTGGCAGTAGCATTTGGTTCAATGGGAGGTAGAGGGGGAGCAGTAGCTAAGATTGCTGAAGATTTAGCAAACTGTGGATTTGAAGTTATTAACCAGTATGAACTCTACTACGTCCCAACAGAGGATGAATTAACAAACTGCTACAACATGGGTAAAGAATTGGCTAAGAGAATTAAGGAATTGAAGATTTAA
- a CDS encoding CBS domain-containing protein, which translates to MKVKEIMNRDFVKVSPNDIGGEVIQYLYRERKSYAPVVEDGKLAGWITALDLLAGCKHSKIEDLMLLIDEIKILKEDDEISDELIDEMIKNEDIAYPVVNDNDEVVGTLSVFDLLKYYKNR; encoded by the coding sequence ATGAAGGTTAAAGAAATCATGAATAGGGATTTTGTAAAGGTTTCCCCAAACGATATCGGAGGGGAGGTTATTCAATATTTATATAGGGAAAGAAAAAGCTACGCTCCAGTTGTAGAGGATGGAAAATTAGCAGGTTGGATAACAGCTTTGGATTTGCTTGCAGGATGTAAGCATTCAAAAATTGAAGATTTAATGTTACTTATTGATGAAATAAAGATTTTAAAAGAGGATGATGAGATAAGTGATGAGCTTATAGATGAAATGATAAAAAATGAAGATATTGCCTATCCAGTTGTTAATGATAATGATGAAGTTGTAGGAACGTTGAGTGTTTTTGACCTATTAAAATATTACAAAAATAGGTAA
- a CDS encoding carboxymuconolactone decarboxylase family protein, with amino-acid sequence MKNEVFFGEGIKAVKEKYPDLYEAIVKLNEAAYTGKVLDYKTQKLIAIGIVASKCDEIATEKQMISGMKELGITKEEIADVLRVVLLTSGMPAFTKAMRILEKI; translated from the coding sequence ATGAAAAATGAAGTATTCTTTGGGGAGGGGATTAAAGCAGTTAAAGAAAAATACCCAGATTTGTATGAGGCTATTGTTAAATTAAATGAAGCTGCATATACTGGAAAAGTTTTGGATTATAAAACTCAAAAATTAATAGCTATAGGGATAGTTGCCTCAAAATGTGATGAAATAGCAACAGAAAAGCAGATGATTAGTGGAATGAAAGAGCTTGGCATTACAAAAGAAGAGATTGCAGATGTTTTGAGAGTTGTTCTATTAACAAGTGGAATGCCAGCATTTACAAAGGCTATGAGGATTTTGGAAAAAATCTAA
- a CDS encoding V4R domain-containing protein: protein MKFNDKKDSDRKIKKYIPLELFKVMIYIVIKKIKERGSEITLYEIGYEFGRYLNPKNIRELKSFFKKNNLGILEIESRRPLILKVRECAMCEGLDIDEPICYFDAGLIAGAMECILKKTVVVDEIKCMAQGADACYFKVEVVRG, encoded by the coding sequence ATGAAATTTAACGATAAGAAAGATTCTGATAGAAAAATTAAAAAATACATCCCTTTAGAGCTTTTTAAAGTCATGATATACATTGTTATAAAGAAAATTAAAGAGAGGGGTTCAGAAATAACATTATATGAAATAGGATATGAATTTGGAAGATATTTAAATCCAAAAAATATTAGAGAATTAAAATCATTCTTTAAAAAGAACAATTTAGGAATTTTAGAGATTGAAAGTAGAAGACCTCTTATTTTGAAAGTAAGAGAGTGTGCAATGTGTGAAGGCTTGGATATTGATGAGCCAATATGTTATTTTGATGCTGGTTTAATTGCAGGGGCAATGGAATGCATACTAAAAAAGACTGTCGTAGTTGATGAAATAAAATGCATGGCCCAGGGGGCTGATGCCTGCTATTTTAAAGTTGAGGTTGTAAGGGGATGA
- a CDS encoding flavodoxin family protein, which translates to MKIFGISGSPRLQGTHFAVNYALNYLKEKGADVRYFSVNRKTINFCLHCDYCVRKKEGCINKDDMEEVYENLIWADGVIIGTPVYQGNVSGQLKTLMDRCRAILAKDPKILKGKVGMGIAVGGDRNGGQEIALRTIHDFFIINEMIPVGGGSFGANLGATFWSKDMGKKGVEEDEEGLRVLRKTLNRFYEVLKEKKKLQ; encoded by the coding sequence ATGAAGATTTTTGGTATTAGCGGAAGTCCAAGATTGCAAGGGACTCATTTTGCAGTAAATTATGCCTTGAATTATCTAAAGGAGAAAGGAGCTGATGTTAGATACTTTTCAGTTAATAGAAAAACTATCAATTTCTGCCTTCATTGTGATTACTGTGTAAGGAAAAAAGAGGGTTGTATAAATAAAGATGATATGGAAGAAGTTTATGAAAACCTTATATGGGCGGATGGGGTTATAATAGGAACTCCAGTCTATCAAGGAAACGTTTCTGGGCAGTTAAAGACGTTAATGGATAGATGTAGAGCAATATTGGCAAAAGATCCAAAAATTTTAAAGGGAAAAGTAGGTATGGGAATTGCCGTTGGTGGGGATAGAAATGGAGGGCAAGAGATTGCTTTAAGAACGATACATGACTTTTTTATAATAAATGAAATGATTCCTGTTGGAGGAGGCTCTTTTGGTGCTAATTTAGGAGCTACGTTTTGGTCTAAAGATATGGGGAAGAAAGGAGTTGAAGAGGATGAAGAGGGATTAAGAGTTTTGAGGAAGACACTTAATAGGTTTTATGAGGTTTTAAAAGAAAAGAAGAAGTTACAATAA
- a CDS encoding DsrE family protein, translating into MKVAFLILSYSHKDKPNMPVMFHTLLFANELKEKGDEVKILLEGEAVLWARDLLSENHPLKNHFEKLKDDFVVCEACSDMFNVKDEIKGKLTLENDLFGHVSLKKYLDEGYRIIEL; encoded by the coding sequence ATGAAAGTTGCATTTCTAATTTTATCATACTCACATAAGGATAAGCCAAATATGCCAGTAATGTTCCACACTTTATTGTTTGCAAATGAGTTGAAGGAAAAAGGGGATGAAGTAAAAATACTATTAGAGGGGGAGGCAGTTTTATGGGCAAGAGATTTGCTGAGTGAGAATCATCCATTAAAAAACCATTTTGAAAAATTAAAAGATGATTTTGTAGTATGTGAAGCATGCTCAGACATGTTTAACGTTAAAGACGAAATTAAAGGGAAATTAACATTAGAAAATGATTTATTTGGACATGTGAGCTTAAAGAAATATTTAGATGAAGGATATAGAATTATTGAACTCTAA
- a CDS encoding MTH865 family protein: MITTNHPLYEALRDIQDFKLRLVEYFKDKKDVFPIKSKVELAEALPCGISLPCGEVEAGELVKLLTDNDFPIKDPEDLAMKLANKCLIKKKD; the protein is encoded by the coding sequence ATGATAACAACAAATCATCCACTTTATGAGGCATTAAGGGATATTCAAGATTTTAAATTAAGGTTAGTTGAATATTTCAAAGACAAGAAAGATGTTTTCCCTATAAAAAGTAAAGTTGAGTTAGCAGAAGCATTGCCTTGCGGCATATCTTTACCATGTGGGGAAGTAGAGGCAGGGGAATTGGTTAAATTACTAACTGACAACGATTTCCCAATAAAAGATCCAGAAGATTTGGCAATGAAATTAGCAAACAAATGTTTAATTAAAAAGAAAGATTAG
- a CDS encoding DNA methyltransferase produces the protein MWYSKSDNYTFNDDLIRVPSEVHIGGFHGGLDEKSAEEYMKKGKIPEDWWYFPIAKRSKIENLGCPTQKPEKLLERIILASTNEGDIVADFFCGSGTTLAVAEKLGRRWIGCDMSKYAIHVTRKRLLDIANSKALGIKVKDESKRPKYGFSARPFYLITIGNYLTDKLTNRKETINLILNLYGASPIKGAFKYLHGIKEKDKEIIHVEHINYPITPAEISTTIEEFKNSPFNDWTLTILGWDWAPDTFEKAKDEWEKLGINIKLLHIPPISKLQDVLKKYKIDLSKVINFEYAFDEEIRKILRFIEPGYLKLKVTQNKKYVRIEIEDFWIKLPHGYEDIEEKIRKKIESSIKEGKKYFLPLINYWAVDWDYDGKIFKHDFVSFDKKLAEGKICPIAEHTYENPGTYRVVVKVIDIFGGETSKELTIKVE, from the coding sequence TTGTGGTATTCAAAAAGTGATAATTACACTTTTAATGATGATTTAATTAGAGTTCCTTCAGAAGTTCATATTGGGGGATTCCATGGAGGATTAGATGAAAAATCTGCAGAAGAATACATGAAAAAAGGAAAGATACCAGAAGATTGGTGGTATTTTCCAATAGCAAAAAGAAGCAAAATTGAAAATTTAGGATGCCCAACTCAAAAACCAGAAAAACTCTTAGAGAGGATTATCTTAGCATCAACAAATGAAGGAGATATAGTTGCTGACTTTTTCTGCGGTTCTGGAACAACCTTAGCAGTTGCAGAAAAATTAGGAAGGAGATGGATTGGTTGTGATATGTCTAAATATGCCATTCATGTTACAAGAAAACGACTCTTAGATATTGCAAACTCAAAAGCATTGGGCATAAAGGTTAAAGATGAAAGTAAAAGACCAAAATATGGATTTTCAGCGAGACCATTCTATTTAATAACAATAGGCAATTATTTAACTGATAAATTAACAAATAGAAAGGAAACAATAAATTTAATTTTAAATCTCTATGGTGCATCACCAATAAAAGGAGCATTCAAATATCTACACGGAATAAAAGAAAAAGACAAAGAAATAATCCATGTTGAGCATATAAACTATCCAATAACACCCGCAGAAATCTCAACAACAATTGAAGAATTTAAAAATTCCCCATTTAATGACTGGACTTTAACAATCTTAGGATGGGACTGGGCACCTGATACTTTTGAAAAAGCAAAAGATGAATGGGAAAAATTAGGCATTAATATAAAACTTTTACACATCCCACCAATTTCAAAACTCCAAGATGTCCTTAAAAAGTATAAAATTGATTTATCAAAAGTCATAAACTTTGAATATGCATTTGATGAAGAAATAAGAAAAATTTTAAGGTTTATTGAGCCAGGTTATCTAAAACTCAAAGTAACACAAAACAAAAAATATGTTAGAATAGAAATAGAGGACTTTTGGATAAAATTGCCTCATGGCTATGAAGATATTGAAGAAAAAATAAGAAAAAAGATAGAATCATCAATAAAAGAAGGCAAAAAATATTTCTTACCTTTAATAAACTATTGGGCAGTAGATTGGGATTATGATGGAAAAATCTTTAAGCATGATTTTGTAAGTTTTGATAAAAAACTTGCAGAAGGTAAAATTTGCCCAATAGCAGAACACACTTATGAAAACCCAGGAACATATAGAGTTGTTGTAAAAGTTATCGATATTTTTGGGGGAGAAACATCAAAAGAACTTACCATAAAGGTGGAATAA
- the rbr gene encoding rubrerythrin: MKETIINLTKAYIGESLARNRYTCYAKIAKQEGYEKIAEVFLLTAENEREHAKWLYYLITELKKKYNIEDKIKVSDVEVPIVLGSTADNLKASIEGEHFEHTEMYPKFAEIAEKEGLKEIADRLMAIAVAEKHHEERFRKLLKEVGRGTVFKKDEPVEWVCRKCGYVHIGEEPPEECPSCSHPRKYFEVKCEKY, from the coding sequence ATGAAAGAAACCATTATAAATTTAACTAAGGCATATATCGGAGAGAGTTTAGCAAGAAATAGATATACATGCTACGCAAAAATTGCTAAGCAAGAAGGGTACGAAAAAATAGCTGAAGTGTTTTTATTAACTGCTGAAAATGAAAGAGAACATGCTAAATGGCTTTATTATCTAATAACTGAACTGAAGAAAAAGTATAACATTGAAGACAAAATAAAAGTTAGTGATGTTGAAGTTCCAATTGTTTTGGGAAGCACTGCTGATAACTTAAAGGCATCAATTGAAGGAGAGCATTTTGAACATACAGAGATGTATCCAAAGTTTGCTGAAATTGCTGAGAAGGAGGGACTTAAAGAAATTGCAGATAGGTTGATGGCTATTGCAGTAGCTGAAAAACATCATGAAGAGAGGTTTAGAAAATTATTGAAAGAAGTAGGAAGGGGAACAGTATTTAAAAAAGATGAACCTGTAGAATGGGTTTGTAGAAAGTGCGGGTATGTTCATATAGGGGAGGAACCGCCAGAAGAATGTCCATCTTGCAGTCATCCGAGAAAATACTTCGAAGTTAAATGTGAAAAATATTAG
- a CDS encoding peroxiredoxin has product MCEEKMPVIGEKFPEVEVKTTHGTIKLPDYYVEKGKWFVLFSHPADFTPVCTTEFVGFQKRYDKFRELNTELIGLSIDQVFSHLKWIEWIKEKLNVEIEFPVIADDRGELAEKLGMISPYKGNNTVRAVFVVDNKGIIRAIIYYPQEVGRNLDEIVRLVKALQISDEKGVAMPANWPENDIIGDKVIVPPASSVEEIKKRKEACEKGEIECLDWWLCYKKLE; this is encoded by the coding sequence ATGTGTGAAGAAAAAATGCCAGTTATAGGAGAAAAATTTCCTGAAGTTGAAGTTAAAACTACACATGGAACTATAAAATTGCCAGATTACTACGTAGAAAAGGGCAAATGGTTTGTTTTATTTAGCCACCCTGCTGACTTTACTCCAGTTTGTACAACAGAGTTTGTAGGATTCCAAAAGAGATACGATAAGTTTAGAGAGCTAAATACTGAATTAATTGGTTTAAGTATAGACCAAGTTTTCAGCCACTTAAAATGGATTGAATGGATAAAAGAAAAATTAAATGTTGAAATTGAGTTTCCAGTTATAGCAGATGATAGAGGGGAGTTGGCAGAAAAATTGGGAATGATAAGCCCATATAAGGGGAACAATACAGTTAGAGCTGTTTTTGTTGTAGATAACAAGGGAATTATTAGAGCTATCATCTACTACCCACAAGAGGTTGGTAGAAACTTAGACGAAATCGTAAGATTAGTTAAAGCCCTCCAGATTTCAGATGAGAAAGGAGTGGCTATGCCTGCAAACTGGCCAGAAAATGATATAATTGGAGATAAGGTAATAGTTCCTCCAGCATCATCAGTAGAAGAGATTAAAAAGAGAAAAGAAGCTTGTGAAAAAGGAGAAATCGAATGCTTAGATTGGTGGCTCTGCTACAAAAAGTTAGAATAA
- a CDS encoding FprA family A-type flavoprotein, producing the protein MAVEIKKDIFWVGVIDWEVRNFHEYITQNGSTYNSYLIKDKETVLIDTAKDYMFDELINGISQIINPKDIDYVVVNHVEKDHSGCVDKIVEISNATIITNEKGKEHLSLNYDTKGWDFLIVDTGDEISIGDRTLKFIRTPMLHWPDNMVTYCKEDKVLFSNDAFGQHIASSEKFDYEIGDEVFEHAKEYFANILMPYKMLIPNTINSLKDLDIELICPSHGIIWKEKIDEIIKKYLDWANDKIENKAVIAYDTMYNSTKKIAHAIAGGLIDGGVEVKLYRISETPMNTIMKEILDAKYVLIGSPTLNGNPYPEVGKFLTYMEGLKPTNKIGVAFGSYGWMEMATEKIKRVFESLGFKIVDDECLKVKFAPKEDDLKKCYEFGKRLADI; encoded by the coding sequence ATGGCAGTTGAGATAAAAAAGGACATTTTTTGGGTTGGTGTAATCGACTGGGAAGTTAGGAATTTCCATGAATATATAACACAAAACGGTTCAACCTACAACTCTTATCTAATAAAAGATAAAGAAACTGTCCTTATTGATACTGCAAAGGATTATATGTTTGATGAACTAATAAATGGAATCTCTCAAATAATAAATCCAAAAGATATTGATTATGTTGTTGTTAATCACGTGGAAAAAGACCACAGCGGTTGTGTTGATAAGATTGTTGAAATTAGCAACGCCACGATAATAACAAATGAAAAAGGAAAGGAGCATTTATCTTTAAATTATGACACTAAAGGTTGGGATTTCCTTATTGTAGATACTGGAGACGAGATAAGTATTGGAGATAGGACATTAAAGTTTATAAGAACCCCTATGCTACATTGGCCTGACAACATGGTAACTTACTGTAAGGAGGATAAAGTTTTATTCTCAAACGATGCATTTGGGCAGCACATAGCAAGCTCTGAAAAATTTGATTATGAAATTGGAGATGAAGTTTTTGAACATGCCAAAGAGTATTTTGCAAACATACTAATGCCTTACAAGATGCTAATCCCTAATACAATAAATTCCCTAAAAGATTTAGATATAGAGCTTATCTGTCCTTCTCATGGAATTATATGGAAAGAAAAGATAGATGAAATTATAAAAAAATATTTAGATTGGGCAAACGACAAAATTGAAAATAAGGCAGTTATTGCCTATGACACAATGTATAATTCAACTAAAAAGATTGCTCATGCAATTGCAGGGGGTTTAATAGATGGCGGTGTTGAAGTAAAATTGTATAGAATATCTGAAACTCCAATGAACACGATAATGAAGGAAATTTTAGATGCAAAGTATGTTTTAATTGGTTCGCCAACATTAAATGGAAATCCCTACCCTGAAGTTGGTAAATTCCTAACATATATGGAGGGATTAAAGCCAACAAACAAAATAGGGGTTGCTTTTGGTTCTTATGGTTGGATGGAAATGGCTACTGAAAAAATTAAAAGAGTATTTGAAAGCTTAGGATTTAAGATAGTTGATGACGAATGCTTAAAGGTAAAATTTGCTCCAAAAGAAGATGATTTGAAAAAATGTTATGAGTTTGGTAAAAGATTGGCAGATATTTAA
- a CDS encoding DNA methyltransferase, producing the protein MGRTFMGWEERKTIYKRSVDEYYGKVREVKKISLPFQKIELLGINKRTQTTLFPEDAWPKNYPKDWKNLLIWGDNKLAMSSLLNGIEIDGKILSLRGKIKLIYIDPPFATGADFSFKVPVPESWKEFVKKSDIEYKPSIIEELAYRDMWGGSTPEERIASYLRYMYERLVLMKELLADDGSIYVHLDYRMVHYVKLMMDEIFGKENFRNEIIWTYHGPGSPNMKCFNT; encoded by the coding sequence ATGGGTAGAACTTTTATGGGATGGGAAGAGAGAAAAACCATTTACAAAAGAAGTGTTGATGAATATTATGGAAAAGTTAGAGAAGTTAAAAAAATTTCCTTACCATTTCAAAAAATTGAACTTTTAGGGATAAATAAAAGAACTCAAACAACATTATTTCCAGAAGATGCATGGCCTAAAAACTATCCAAAAGATTGGAAAAATTTGCTAATTTGGGGAGATAATAAATTGGCAATGTCTTCTTTGCTAAATGGAATAGAGATAGATGGGAAGATTTTAAGTTTAAGAGGGAAGATTAAGCTGATTTATATAGACCCACCATTTGCTACTGGAGCAGATTTTTCCTTTAAAGTGCCGGTTCCAGAGAGTTGGAAGGAGTTTGTTAAAAAAAGTGATATTGAGTATAAACCATCAATAATAGAAGAATTAGCATATAGAGACATGTGGGGAGGAAGTACACCAGAGGAAAGGATTGCTTCTTATTTAAGATATATGTATGAGAGATTGGTTTTAATGAAGGAACTTTTAGCAGATGATGGCTCTATCTATGTGCATTTAGATTATAGAATGGTGCATTATGTTAAATTAATGATGGATGAGATTTTTGGGAAGGAGAATTTTAGAAATGAGATTATATGGACATATCACGGCCCTGGCTCACCTAATATGAAATGTTTCAATACATGA
- a CDS encoding rubredoxin-like domain-containing protein: MTWWKCSNCGYVFEAEKPPERCPNCGEACTFYDVTCYTPECGCQGYDPKLVARRPDEESKF; the protein is encoded by the coding sequence ATGACATGGTGGAAATGTTCAAACTGCGGATATGTCTTTGAAGCAGAGAAGCCTCCTGAAAGATGTCCAAATTGTGGGGAAGCGTGCACATTTTATGATGTGACATGCTACACTCCAGAATGCGGATGTCAAGGTTATGATCCAAAATTAGTTGCAAGAAGACCAGATGAGGAGAGCAAATTCTAA